From one Variovorax sp. PBL-H6 genomic stretch:
- the lptF gene encoding LPS export ABC transporter permease LptF — MLFHSSIRKELSRSFGATLVVLITIVMTMMLIRTLGLAARGSVNPSEVFLVMTYTVLGYMPTILSLSLFVSIVGTLSRMYRDSEMVIWFSSGRGLAEFAPPLFRFAWPILLLIAVFALVGWPWANSQTQGMRDQYQRRSDIERVAPGEFRESAGRLRVFFIDKDTPDSATASNVFISSLERGLQIITSAQSGRIESIGDSRYLMLSNGQRLERPLLPGELKISEFRSYGAKVGSGIDPSDGAAPLRAKTTLNLIREPSVAANGEVAWRIGMVLAAINFVLLALTVSSANPRVGRSGNLLFALCAFVLYYNLLNLGQNWVSMGRYSMGGFMLALHGGALGLALLWLAKRHFNWSWRPFPVRSRSPASSET; from the coding sequence ATGTTATTCCATTCCTCCATACGCAAGGAGCTGTCGCGCAGCTTCGGAGCCACGCTGGTCGTGCTGATCACCATCGTGATGACCATGATGCTGATCCGCACGCTCGGCCTGGCGGCCCGGGGCAGCGTGAACCCCTCCGAGGTCTTTCTGGTGATGACCTACACGGTGCTCGGCTACATGCCCACCATCCTGAGCCTCAGCCTTTTCGTCTCCATCGTGGGCACGCTGTCGCGCATGTACCGCGACAGCGAGATGGTGATCTGGTTCTCCAGCGGTCGCGGCCTTGCCGAATTCGCGCCACCGCTGTTCCGTTTCGCATGGCCGATCCTCCTGCTGATTGCCGTGTTCGCGCTGGTCGGCTGGCCCTGGGCCAACTCGCAGACGCAGGGCATGCGGGACCAGTACCAGCGCCGCAGCGACATCGAACGCGTGGCGCCCGGCGAGTTCCGCGAGTCGGCCGGGCGCCTGCGGGTGTTCTTCATCGACAAGGACACGCCCGACAGCGCAACGGCCAGCAATGTGTTCATTTCCTCGCTCGAGCGGGGCTTGCAGATCATCACCTCTGCGCAAAGCGGCCGCATCGAGAGCATCGGCGACTCGCGCTACCTGATGCTGAGCAATGGACAGCGGCTCGAACGCCCGCTGCTGCCCGGGGAACTCAAGATCAGCGAGTTCCGCAGCTACGGCGCCAAGGTCGGCAGCGGCATCGATCCCTCCGATGGCGCGGCGCCGCTGCGCGCCAAGACGACCCTGAACCTGATTCGAGAGCCCAGCGTGGCTGCTAACGGCGAGGTGGCCTGGCGCATCGGCATGGTGCTGGCGGCCATCAACTTCGTGCTGCTCGCGCTGACCGTGTCGAGCGCGAATCCCCGCGTGGGTCGCAGCGGGAACCTGCTTTTTGCCCTCTGCGCCTTCGTCCTCTACTACAACCTGCTCAATCTCGGCCAGAACTGGGTCAGCATGGGCCGCTACAGCATGGGCGGCTTCATGCTGGCGCTGCATGGCGGCGCGCTGGGACTCGCCCTGCTCTGGCTCGCCAAACGCCATTTCAACTGGAGCTGGCGCCCGTTCCCCGTTCGCAGCCGGTCGCCGGCGAGTTCCGAAACGTGA